A section of the Clostridium felsineum DSM 794 genome encodes:
- a CDS encoding formate/nitrite transporter family protein, translating to MFEEDFQVVSKAAKTKTDFLDKNLIGYFLAAVLAGMYVGFGVLLIFTIGGMLKGMAAAKIVMGVSFGIALSLVIIAGSELFTGNNMVMTAGMLSKTIKFSKAIKLWIVCFIGNLAGSILLAFVFYGAGLLNGSTAQFIAASAATKMHIAIVPLFLRAILCNILVCLAVWCGFKCKSESGKLIMIFWCLFAFITCGFEHSVANMTLLTLGMLAPHKAAVSLGGYFYNIGIVSLGNMVGAILFVAFPYFIISRKKKGA from the coding sequence GTGTTTGAAGAAGATTTTCAAGTAGTATCTAAAGCTGCAAAAACTAAGACTGACTTTTTAGATAAAAATCTTATAGGTTATTTTTTAGCAGCTGTACTAGCAGGTATGTATGTAGGATTTGGAGTTTTATTAATTTTTACAATTGGAGGTATGCTTAAAGGCATGGCCGCTGCTAAAATTGTGATGGGTGTATCCTTTGGAATCGCATTGAGTTTAGTTATAATAGCAGGCTCAGAACTATTTACAGGAAATAATATGGTTATGACAGCAGGAATGTTATCAAAAACTATTAAGTTTTCTAAAGCAATAAAATTATGGATTGTTTGCTTTATAGGCAATTTAGCAGGTTCTATTTTATTGGCATTTGTGTTTTATGGTGCTGGTTTATTAAATGGTTCTACAGCTCAATTTATTGCAGCATCAGCAGCAACTAAAATGCATATTGCTATAGTGCCTTTATTTTTAAGAGCAATACTTTGTAATATATTAGTCTGTTTAGCAGTGTGGTGTGGTTTTAAATGTAAATCCGAAAGTGGAAAGCTTATAATGATTTTCTGGTGCCTGTTTGCATTTATTACTTGTGGCTTTGAACACAGCGTTGCAAATATGACACTCCTTACATTAGGAATGTTAGCTCCACATAAGGCAGCTGTTAGTTTAGGAGGATACTTTTACAATATTGGTATTGTCAGTCTAGGAAATATGGTTGGAGCTATTTTATTTGTAGCGTTTCCGTACTTTATTATTTCAAGGAAAAAGAAAGGAGCATAA
- a CDS encoding Crp/Fnr family transcriptional regulator: protein MDLKETFKQVEVLQNVNLNTLKVLENYGSLKRIKKGEHIFRDKDQVSVIYIVIEGLAALYKINSVGEKKVIFVFGKGKMLNEVIFQEMFASVNCEVLEEALILCFPKDKLIKIIEKDFELTKAILDSMAIKIRRLYRQLKNTTNSIRGDKKIAAKLWKLSGDYGIKVKEGIKINMELSITYLADMLGSKRETVSRQLKILSEKNLVILKRNEFIIPNREKLNNYFKEP from the coding sequence ATGGATTTAAAAGAAACGTTTAAACAGGTAGAAGTTCTTCAAAATGTAAACTTGAATACATTAAAAGTGTTAGAAAACTATGGAAGTCTTAAAAGGATAAAAAAAGGAGAACATATTTTTAGAGACAAAGATCAGGTATCGGTTATATATATTGTAATTGAAGGTTTAGCAGCGCTATATAAAATTAATAGCGTAGGAGAGAAAAAGGTTATATTTGTATTTGGAAAAGGGAAAATGCTTAATGAAGTTATATTTCAAGAAATGTTTGCTTCTGTAAATTGTGAAGTGCTTGAAGAGGCCTTAATATTGTGTTTCCCAAAGGACAAACTTATAAAAATTATTGAAAAGGATTTTGAGCTTACAAAAGCTATTCTGGATTCTATGGCAATTAAAATCAGAAGATTATATCGTCAATTGAAAAACACTACCAACTCAATAAGAGGAGATAAAAAGATTGCAGCAAAACTGTGGAAACTATCTGGAGATTATGGAATTAAGGTTAAAGAGGGCATCAAAATTAATATGGAGCTTAGTATAACTTATTTAGCTGATATGCTTGGGTCTAAAAGGGAAACGGTGTCTAGACAGCTTAAAATTTTATCTGAAAAAAATTTAGTGATTTTAAAAAGAAATGAATTTATTATTCCAAATCGTGAGAAACTCAATAATTATTTTAAAGAGCCGTGA
- a CDS encoding ECF subfamily RNA polymerase sigma factor, BldN family translates to MEQSILNNLDKIEDRERAFSYIFENYSKRVYNYIYYRVNCQYTAEDLMSKIFEKVMLKIDSYSEKKSSFEVWLFTIARNVLNDYFRGLKRHTLFSLDIFKELLSNEPSPEEAILKEEVNDKLLKALKVLNKKERNIIALKFGANLKNKEISELLGMTSSNVGIILFRTMKKLKSQMESEGYIDE, encoded by the coding sequence ATGGAACAGTCTATACTAAATAATTTAGACAAAATAGAAGATAGAGAAAGAGCGTTCTCTTATATTTTTGAAAACTACTCCAAGAGAGTTTATAACTATATATACTATAGAGTTAATTGTCAGTATACTGCAGAGGATTTAATGAGTAAGATTTTTGAAAAAGTTATGTTAAAAATTGATTCTTATTCTGAAAAAAAGTCTTCCTTTGAGGTGTGGCTTTTTACCATTGCTAGAAATGTATTAAATGATTATTTTAGAGGATTAAAAAGGCATACCCTATTTTCACTTGACATTTTTAAAGAACTACTATCAAATGAGCCTAGTCCGGAAGAGGCTATTTTAAAAGAAGAGGTTAATGATAAGCTTTTAAAAGCACTAAAGGTTTTAAATAAAAAGGAAAGAAATATTATAGCCCTTAAATTTGGTGCAAACTTAAAAAATAAAGAAATATCAGAACTATTAGGTATGACCAGTAGCAATGTTGGTATAATCTTATTTCGAACAATGAAGAAATTAAAAAGCCAAATGGAAAGTGAGGGATATATAGATGAATAA
- a CDS encoding HAMP domain-containing sensor histidine kinase, whose protein sequence is MKLWKKIFICTLIVFEVFFVPSSIYLINSSFKSNLKEEISSAISEQRRFTALIQSNMVFFKLRDGNNVAYNLNKEELRLFINTYLSNFKNENVYVEVTDENGDSIFNNLLGALPKKRPELYLTSNKLQYIVRDVNDNSYLFIASNLKLQNSNYKFCYIKDVSRIYANRKYLFSILLKLNIIIVVSLIVVMIILSKFIVKPINSMIKSTQKIAEGNFSERVYVSKDYEIGLLAKNFNYMAGVIEDKIEELRRSADDKQRFIDDLTHEIRTPLTSIIGYADFLRTAKYDKKTLFTSLTYIYDEGRRLQKLSSKLMQLTILRKEEFSMKEESIENMVLRVKRAMKHKLQEKSISLKVSYDKIIYSMELELITILITNLIDNAIKASKSYDEIYLKVYGYGERLMLEVIDKGAGIPKDAVEKVMEPFYMVDKARERANNGAGIGLALCKKIVDIHKGEIYIISKLKEGTNVKVII, encoded by the coding sequence ATGAAGCTTTGGAAAAAAATTTTTATATGTACACTTATTGTTTTTGAAGTGTTTTTTGTTCCGTCTTCTATATATTTAATAAATAGCAGCTTTAAATCAAATCTCAAAGAGGAAATAAGTTCTGCTATAAGTGAGCAAAGGAGATTTACGGCACTTATACAATCCAATATGGTTTTTTTTAAGTTAAGAGATGGAAATAATGTTGCTTACAATTTAAATAAAGAAGAATTAAGATTATTCATAAATACATATTTAAGTAATTTTAAAAATGAAAACGTATATGTGGAGGTTACAGATGAAAATGGAGATAGTATTTTTAATAACTTGCTAGGGGCTTTACCAAAAAAAAGACCAGAATTATATTTAACCTCTAATAAATTGCAGTACATAGTTCGTGACGTAAATGATAACAGTTATTTGTTTATAGCCTCAAATTTAAAGCTTCAAAACAGCAATTATAAGTTTTGTTACATTAAAGATGTATCAAGGATTTATGCTAATAGAAAATACTTATTCAGTATTCTTTTGAAATTGAACATCATTATAGTAGTGAGCTTAATTGTAGTAATGATAATATTAAGTAAATTCATAGTAAAACCAATAAATAGTATGATAAAATCAACCCAAAAGATTGCAGAGGGAAATTTTAGTGAGAGAGTTTATGTGTCAAAGGATTACGAGATAGGACTTTTAGCTAAAAATTTTAATTATATGGCAGGAGTTATTGAGGATAAAATTGAAGAGTTAAGAAGAAGTGCTGATGATAAGCAGCGTTTTATAGATGACTTAACTCATGAAATAAGAACGCCTTTAACCTCTATAATAGGCTATGCTGATTTTTTGAGAACTGCAAAATATGATAAAAAAACCCTTTTCACTTCATTAACCTACATATATGATGAGGGAAGAAGACTTCAAAAATTGTCATCAAAGCTTATGCAGTTAACTATTTTAAGAAAAGAAGAATTCTCAATGAAAGAAGAAAGTATAGAAAATATGGTATTAAGGGTTAAAAGGGCTATGAAACATAAACTTCAGGAAAAAAGCATTTCACTTAAGGTTTCATATGATAAGATTATATATTCGATGGAACTGGAACTTATTACAATTCTTATTACAAATTTAATAGATAATGCCATAAAAGCCTCAAAAAGCTATGATGAAATATATTTAAAGGTATATGGATATGGAGAAAGGTTAATGCTGGAAGTTATAGACAAGGGTGCGGGCATACCCAAAGATGCTGTAGAAAAAGTTATGGAACCTTTTTATATGGTAGATAAAGCTAGAGAAAGAGCCAATAATGGCGCGGGTATAGGACTTGCTTTATGTAAAAAAATAGTGGATATTCATAAAGGCGAAATCTATATAATAAGTAAGCTTAAAGAGGGTACAAATGTAAAGGTAATAATCTAA
- a CDS encoding response regulator transcription factor: MINILIVEDEVPISNLIKLNLDVAHYKNKAAYNGEEALRLIEEESYDLILLDIMLPKIDGFSLFEKIKHRNVPVIFLTAKSSSLDKVYGLRMGADDYITKPFDGMELLARIDNVLRHYNKNEKLLKFEDVEVQLEEMRLKKNGQIVELTVKEFELAAYLIKNKNIVLTRERIAEELWGYDYLGDSRTIDNYIQKLRKKLNWKDKVKTIFKLGYRLEE, translated from the coding sequence TTGATAAATATTTTGATAGTTGAGGATGAAGTGCCTATTTCAAATTTAATAAAACTAAATTTAGATGTGGCACATTATAAAAATAAAGCTGCCTACAATGGAGAGGAAGCATTAAGATTAATTGAAGAAGAAAGCTACGATCTAATACTTTTGGATATAATGCTTCCTAAAATCGACGGCTTTAGTTTGTTTGAAAAAATTAAGCATAGAAATGTGCCAGTGATTTTTTTAACTGCTAAAAGTTCGTCTTTAGATAAGGTTTATGGTCTTAGAATGGGTGCGGATGATTATATTACAAAGCCCTTTGATGGAATGGAGCTTTTAGCCAGGATTGATAATGTACTTAGACACTATAATAAAAATGAAAAGCTATTGAAGTTTGAAGATGTAGAGGTTCAACTAGAAGAAATGAGACTTAAAAAAAATGGACAAATTGTTGAACTTACGGTTAAGGAATTTGAATTAGCTGCTTATTTAATAAAGAACAAAAATATAGTATTAACAAGAGAAAGAATAGCTGAAGAGCTTTGGGGCTATGATTACCTTGGAGATTCTAGAACAATTGATAATTACATACAAAAGTTAAGAAAGAAGCTTAACTGGAAGGATAAGGTTAAAACCATCTTTAAGTTAGGATATAGGTTAGAAGAATGA
- a CDS encoding MFS transporter: MKNIYKSSNFIIYLIGIFISGIGTKLTTIALANKVTEFKGGAFNVNLIYIFESLPILILGMFVGNFIDKKNKKISFIVVNMLFAVTSFMFAITKSITTTLLIIILSGIFKAFLMPIETALIPLLLDKKNLGKANGLIMSISGIVVVMGYAFAGVLINLIGSRGAFILDGVSFILISILSLFFKLNEGSSEKLELKEDFISGFKVVMKNENIKWIFLIDIFITFIISMETPLIYIFTANYLGGSVLMAKRVGFLFAFAGIGAIVGGIIFGRFQKKNKLFLLSACLIMDALIVIAFSVNTYFPLSLALFSVMGILDTFNGSILQTVIQEKTPENLLGRVSGFVNSIVQPISVLSLLIGSVASSFIEVKWIFIIASLLEFFIGILFLKKKF; encoded by the coding sequence ATGAAAAACATATACAAAAGCTCAAATTTTATAATTTATTTAATTGGAATATTTATTTCTGGAATTGGAACAAAGCTTACAACCATAGCTTTAGCAAATAAAGTTACAGAATTTAAAGGGGGAGCTTTTAACGTAAACCTAATCTATATTTTTGAGAGCTTGCCAATTTTAATATTAGGTATGTTTGTAGGAAATTTTATAGATAAAAAGAATAAGAAGATATCATTTATAGTTGTAAATATGCTTTTTGCTGTAACTTCCTTTATGTTTGCAATAACTAAAAGTATTACTACAACCCTTTTGATAATTATTTTAAGTGGTATTTTTAAAGCCTTTCTAATGCCAATTGAAACTGCACTTATTCCACTTTTGCTTGATAAAAAGAACCTAGGTAAGGCTAATGGACTTATTATGTCTATAAGTGGAATTGTAGTAGTAATGGGATATGCGTTTGCAGGAGTGCTAATAAATCTTATTGGAAGTAGAGGTGCTTTTATACTTGACGGTGTATCCTTTATATTAATAAGTATTCTTTCCCTTTTCTTTAAATTAAATGAAGGTTCTAGTGAAAAGTTAGAGTTAAAAGAAGATTTTATTTCTGGCTTTAAGGTTGTAATGAAAAATGAAAATATAAAGTGGATTTTTTTAATAGATATTTTTATAACCTTTATTATCTCCATGGAGACGCCACTTATTTATATTTTTACTGCAAATTATTTAGGTGGAAGTGTGCTTATGGCTAAGAGAGTAGGATTTTTATTTGCATTTGCAGGAATTGGAGCCATAGTTGGAGGAATAATATTTGGAAGGTTTCAAAAGAAAAATAAACTATTTCTTCTTTCAGCTTGTCTAATAATGGATGCTCTCATTGTTATAGCTTTTTCAGTTAATACATATTTCCCTTTAAGTCTTGCGCTGTTTTCTGTAATGGGTATATTAGACACCTTTAATGGAAGTATACTCCAAACAGTTATTCAGGAAAAGACACCAGAGAATTTACTTGGACGAGTTTCGGGGTTTGTTAATTCTATAGTTCAGCCTATAAGTGTATTATCACTTTTAATTGGTTCAGTTGCTTCAAGCTTCATAGAGGTAAAATGGATTTTTATTATTGCATCTTTACTAGAATTTTTTATTGGAATACTTTTTTTAAAGAAAAAATTCTAA
- a CDS encoding ABC transporter ATP-binding protein: MKNKDNGIKRLIPYLKKYRVRIILAILLIVSYAFFVAWSPTLEGKITTQLFSDVTAKRRVNFIKINQIIITLVFVYGLGALSNLIYQFLLTDAIQGAMVDLRREVQAKIAKLPMAYFDKNPVGDVLSRASNDVDTISNALQESFAKILNAALGLSFAVFMMFNIQSLMAVVSLIIIALSIIISKIVTKKSQPLFQQQQDALGKLNSIVQEKFTGFNEIKLFGKQKDAIDEFTYANNKLCQSGFKAQFISGLMNPLVTFATYIGIGVIIIWGAFYVMAGVIKVGQLQAFIRYIWQVNQPMSQITQLSGVIQSSIAAIHRVFDFLNEEDETESLETVTGDKNVKGDVSFENVNFSYTKDKTLIHNLNFKVKSGQMVAIVGPTGVGKTTLINLLMRFYEVTDGVIKIDGVDIRKLKRDDLRAKFGMVLQDTWLFNGTIKENIAYGKENSTDEAIIEAAKVANINHFITTLPGGYNMVLNEEGSNISQGEKQLLTIARSVLSDPPILILDEATSSVDTRLEKKLQDAMRNIMKGRTSFVIAHRLSTIKNADLILVMNNGNIVEQGTHEELLLRKGYYEELYNAQFAE; encoded by the coding sequence ATGAAGAATAAGGATAATGGCATTAAGCGTTTGATCCCTTATCTTAAAAAATATAGGGTTAGGATAATTTTAGCCATATTACTAATTGTTTCATATGCCTTCTTTGTTGCATGGAGTCCTACTTTAGAAGGAAAAATTACAACACAGCTTTTCTCTGATGTTACAGCAAAAAGAAGGGTTAACTTTATAAAAATAAATCAAATTATAATAACCTTAGTTTTTGTTTATGGTTTGGGAGCGTTAAGTAATCTCATTTATCAATTTTTACTTACAGATGCTATACAAGGTGCTATGGTAGATTTGAGAAGAGAGGTTCAGGCGAAAATTGCAAAACTTCCAATGGCATATTTCGATAAAAATCCTGTAGGAGATGTTTTAAGTCGTGCTTCTAACGATGTGGATACTATTTCAAATGCACTGCAGGAAAGCTTTGCTAAGATTCTAAATGCGGCTTTGGGACTTAGTTTTGCTGTGTTTATGATGTTTAATATTCAAAGTCTTATGGCTGTAGTTTCTTTAATAATTATAGCGTTATCTATTATTATATCTAAAATAGTTACAAAAAAGTCACAGCCGTTGTTTCAACAGCAGCAGGATGCACTTGGAAAATTAAATAGTATTGTGCAGGAAAAATTCACTGGTTTCAATGAAATTAAACTATTTGGAAAGCAAAAGGATGCAATAGACGAATTTACATATGCTAATAATAAACTATGTCAAAGTGGTTTTAAAGCACAGTTTATCAGCGGTTTAATGAATCCTTTAGTGACTTTTGCTACTTATATTGGAATTGGAGTTATAATTATTTGGGGAGCTTTTTATGTAATGGCTGGTGTAATTAAAGTAGGTCAACTTCAAGCATTCATACGTTATATTTGGCAGGTAAATCAACCAATGTCTCAAATTACTCAATTATCTGGGGTTATTCAATCTTCTATAGCAGCAATTCATAGAGTATTTGATTTTTTAAATGAAGAGGATGAAACAGAAAGCTTAGAAACAGTAACGGGGGATAAAAATGTTAAGGGAGATGTATCCTTTGAAAATGTAAATTTTTCTTATACAAAGGATAAAACTTTAATTCATAATCTTAATTTTAAAGTAAAAAGTGGCCAGATGGTAGCAATAGTTGGACCTACAGGTGTGGGAAAAACCACATTAATTAATTTGCTTATGAGGTTTTATGAGGTTACTGATGGCGTAATTAAAATAGATGGTGTAGATATTCGAAAGCTTAAAAGGGATGATCTTAGAGCAAAATTCGGAATGGTGCTTCAAGACACTTGGCTATTTAATGGTACTATTAAAGAAAATATTGCTTATGGAAAAGAAAATTCTACAGATGAGGCAATTATTGAGGCGGCAAAGGTTGCAAATATCAATCACTTTATTACTACACTTCCTGGTGGTTATAATATGGTGTTAAATGAAGAGGGTAGCAATATTTCTCAAGGAGAAAAACAACTTTTGACAATAGCTCGTTCTGTTCTAAGTGATCCACCTATACTTATTTTGGATGAGGCTACAAGCTCTGTAGATACAAGGCTCGAAAAAAAGCTTCAAGATGCTATGAGAAATATTATGAAAGGGAGAACTTCTTTTGTAATTGCACATAGATTATCTACAATAAAAAATGCGGATTTGATTTTAGTAATGAATAATGGAAATATTGTAGAACAGGGGACCCATGAAGAACTGCTTTTAAGAAAAGGATATTATGAAGAGCTTTATAATGCACAGTTCGCAGAATAG
- a CDS encoding ABC transporter ATP-binding protein — protein MKLILKYLKRYKLYVFLNILGVLGFATSELGIPTIVSNMIDKGIAVNNKEYIYKLGVLILVVAVIGGVGNIILAYCSSKVSTSIIRDIRNDIFKKSQEFSHTEYNKFGISSMITRTTNDAFVLMQFINVIFRTALLTPIMILISVFMVIRTSISLSMIIAGCIPVICLGVFIIAKTSDPISDRQQKGMDKLNRILRENLSGVRVIRAFRKDNYESKRYAKANEDYADNAKKLFKLMSVSEPAFFMLLNIAVVIVFIMSSKMINMGTLQVGQLVAFEEYMFHAMFSIMLFSIVFVMYPRAEISAKRIEELLKEIPSIKNSENAVESGDESGTLEFDHVTFKYPLSEEAVLKDISFKAKKGEVVAFIGSTGSGKSTLINLIPRLYDVTEGSIKVDGVDVREYSLEALRKKIGFIPQKALLFSGSIKENIKYGKHDAKQTEIKKVSKIAQSYDFIKNKTNGFEEMLEEGGRNLSGGQKQRLSITRAIIRKPDIYVFDDSFSALDFKTDSKLRKSLKGEISDAITLIVAQRISSIMDADKIIVLNEGKVVGVGNHNELLESCETYYEIAASQMSREELCR, from the coding sequence TTGAAGTTAATTTTAAAATACCTAAAGAGGTATAAATTATATGTATTTTTAAATATCTTAGGAGTACTTGGCTTTGCAACATCAGAGCTGGGAATTCCAACTATTGTTTCTAATATGATTGATAAGGGAATTGCCGTTAATAATAAAGAATATATTTATAAACTTGGAGTTCTTATTTTAGTGGTAGCCGTTATTGGGGGAGTAGGTAATATAATACTGGCTTATTGTAGTTCAAAGGTAAGTACTTCAATTATAAGAGATATAAGAAATGATATTTTTAAAAAGTCGCAGGAATTTTCTCATACTGAATATAATAAATTTGGTATATCAAGCATGATAACTAGAACTACTAATGATGCCTTTGTTTTAATGCAGTTTATTAATGTAATATTTAGAACTGCGTTACTTACACCTATTATGATTCTAATAAGTGTGTTTATGGTAATAAGGACAAGTATAAGCTTATCTATGATTATTGCAGGTTGTATTCCTGTTATTTGTTTAGGTGTGTTTATAATTGCAAAAACCAGTGATCCAATAAGTGATAGACAACAAAAGGGAATGGATAAACTAAATAGAATTTTAAGGGAGAATTTAAGTGGTGTTAGGGTTATAAGGGCATTTCGAAAGGATAATTATGAGAGTAAAAGATATGCAAAAGCGAATGAAGATTATGCTGATAATGCCAAAAAGCTTTTTAAACTTATGTCTGTTTCAGAACCAGCATTTTTTATGTTATTAAATATAGCAGTAGTAATTGTATTTATTATGTCAAGTAAAATGATAAACATGGGAACACTTCAAGTTGGACAGCTAGTTGCTTTTGAAGAGTATATGTTTCATGCCATGTTTTCTATTATGCTATTTTCAATTGTATTTGTAATGTATCCTCGTGCAGAAATAAGTGCTAAGCGTATTGAAGAATTACTTAAGGAAATTCCTAGTATAAAGAATTCAGAAAATGCAGTAGAAAGTGGAGATGAAAGTGGAACTTTAGAGTTTGATCATGTTACCTTTAAGTATCCTTTAAGCGAAGAAGCAGTTCTTAAGGATATAAGCTTTAAAGCTAAAAAAGGAGAGGTAGTTGCTTTTATTGGAAGTACAGGCAGTGGTAAAAGTACACTTATTAACTTAATTCCTAGATTATATGATGTTACTGAAGGAAGTATAAAGGTAGATGGAGTAGATGTTAGAGAATATAGTTTAGAGGCTTTACGCAAAAAAATTGGTTTCATCCCACAAAAGGCGCTATTATTTTCAGGAAGCATAAAAGAAAATATAAAATACGGAAAACATGATGCAAAGCAAACTGAAATAAAAAAAGTCAGCAAAATCGCACAGTCTTACGATTTTATAAAAAATAAGACAAATGGATTTGAAGAAATGTTAGAAGAGGGAGGAAGGAATCTATCTGGTGGACAAAAACAAAGGCTTAGTATTACAAGAGCAATTATAAGAAAACCGGATATTTATGTATTTGATGATTCCTTTTCTGCTTTGGATTTTAAAACAGATTCAAAACTAAGAAAAAGTCTTAAAGGTGAGATTAGTGATGCTATTACATTAATTGTTGCTCAAAGGATATCTTCAATTATGGATGCTGATAAAATTATTGTACTAAATGAAGGAAAGGTAGTTGGGGTAGGAAATCATAATGAGCTTTTGGAAAGTTGTGAGACTTATTACGAAATAGCAGCTAGCCAGATGTCAAGGGAGGAGTTATGTCGATGA
- a CDS encoding MerR family transcriptional regulator, which yields MHEKYFTTGEFAKMCNVEKHVLFHYDNIDLFKPAIINENGYRYYSYNQYFTFYVIINLKMLGMSLKDIKVYLQQRNPSLLLKLLEEKSLEVAEKIKWFQDLQKTIETMKITTTEALNSDDTICLKALPCEIIFRSDNIENASGKSFASFMQEYTRFSKNLDITIQESIGSILSVKNLRNKNFFTLSYLYIKSDSFIKGKTALRKAGMYLCGYFKGSYEDTDTMYDKLLNYADNNGINLGEYSFEEYLISDIAEKEPENYVTKIMIETL from the coding sequence ATGCATGAAAAATATTTTACCACCGGGGAATTTGCCAAAATGTGCAATGTTGAAAAGCATGTTTTATTTCACTATGATAATATAGACCTTTTTAAGCCTGCTATAATAAACGAAAATGGATATCGCTATTATTCATACAATCAATATTTCACTTTTTATGTAATAATAAATTTGAAAATGCTTGGAATGTCCCTAAAAGATATAAAAGTATACCTTCAGCAGCGCAATCCTTCCTTACTTTTAAAACTGCTTGAAGAAAAAAGTTTGGAAGTAGCTGAAAAAATAAAATGGTTTCAAGATCTACAAAAGACTATTGAAACCATGAAAATCACAACAACGGAGGCTCTAAATAGCGATGACACTATATGTTTAAAAGCTCTTCCTTGTGAAATTATTTTCAGATCAGATAATATAGAAAATGCCTCTGGAAAAAGCTTTGCCAGCTTTATGCAAGAATATACTAGGTTTTCTAAAAATTTAGATATCACCATACAGGAATCTATAGGTAGTATATTATCAGTTAAAAATCTAAGAAATAAGAACTTCTTTACTCTTTCTTACTTATATATAAAATCCGATTCCTTTATAAAAGGCAAAACTGCACTCCGCAAAGCTGGTATGTATTTATGTGGATATTTTAAAGGTAGCTATGAAGATACAGATACGATGTATGATAAGCTGTTAAATTATGCAGATAACAATGGTATTAACTTAGGAGAATATTCTTTTGAGGAATATTTGATTTCTGATATTGCTGAAAAGGAACCAGAAAATTATGTTACAAAAATTATGATAGAAACTTTATAA